In Chaetodon auriga isolate fChaAug3 chromosome 9, fChaAug3.hap1, whole genome shotgun sequence, the genomic window CAGTGATGTATTTATCCAGATCTGCCAAGTCTACTGACAGCAATAGCAACACTAGAAGAAGGTGGGAGATGCAGAAAGATGTGTGATCTCTGAAAAAAGAACATGTGAATCAGAGtgtggctgtgacacacacacacacacacacacacacacacacacacaaagagtccTCTCCCACTCCCTTGTACGCTTTCTCCTACAAGTTTATACATCAACAAGACCcgatgacacacatgcacgcaaacaaTTATGCGTATACAGTATTCAGGTAAGCAGGCTCGATATCTGCAGGCTGAATTCCCTGAAAAAAAGTGTCTATTATAAGAAATCACCTGCAACCTGAGGTGAGCTTTTCACACACCACCTCAGGCCATTTATTCCTGGAACGTTGCATAATGCAGCAGTGGGTTCTGCTCACAGCCTAAACAGCCTCCttagaagaaaacaggaaggtAAGAGGATTGAGGCAGCgagagaaacacagcgatcaGCCGCTTCTGTGTGCAGCTGCCCGCTCAGagatcttttctttttatctacGTAGACTTGTGTGGCCAACAAACACTGTTATCTGCATCATCATAAGTCAGCACACCATATATTTTGCAAGGCCTCTGTTCATAAAGGATAATCAGAACATTTCCTATTAAGCTCCTACAAGCCTGAGCCTTTATGACACACTTTTTGGTTTGAGGTGAGCTAAAAAGCAAGTGAGAAAAAGTGTGTATAGAGTTTATAATAAGCATGTTGATTTGGCAGTGAACTGGTGTTCAACGAGTGTATTAATAATCGCTGCTAAACTAAACACTGCTGAGTCATTTCTGGGGGCAGCAATAATCACAAAAACCACATTACTCAAAACATTACCTGCTGGCAGCGGGACAAGTTATCAAATCAGGGTGCATATCTAATGATTGACGACTTGACAAGATTAAAGCCATTTGGGTGACTCGGTAAACATTCGAGCTGCTCCCGATGCTCCTGTGGCTTCCTAGAGcctctaattttttcaaatgtGACAGTAAATGAATCTGGCATCTGCGTCACACAGGTCTCCAGTGTGCCACTAAGATGTCATGTAACATGCTGAATAGCTGATGAGTTTTGCTCGTGCAATGATGGTTTTTTACTCTCAACTGGAAACTCTAATTGTTCAAATAATTGGTTGATGAGACATTTGTTTCGTGTAATTTCTTAATTTGTGGGAAACCCTTCAgccacacagaggcaggagacCTCAGGACGGGCACGTACATCCAGCCCTCATTAGGTGTGATGACTGCATCATAACAGGAAGCTGGATCCAAAGTGACAGGATGCTGGGTATTGTTGTCTTACTCGGAACAGAAAGTACGTAAGACTGGAAGGAACACGTGTGTAAGTATTTTTCATATTTAGTTTTCCTGAATCACAAATGAGTTTCTCTGTGATAATGACGAAATGATTTCAACATCTTATGAAAAGATAGACAGTATAATAAAGAGCAAATGTGTGCACAAATACATTAGTTATGGATATTTGcttcagtgtttgcttttgtgtgtgacaaattatgcatgtgcatgtttgtgatgTGTATGAAATGGAAGAAgttgtgcaggtgtgtgtgcgtgttgcagGTGCATAACCTCATAATGAAAATCAAATTGAAAAGTTTGTAAGGTGACTTTCAGCTTCTAAAGACATTTAGAAAAACGCATTATGTAACTGCAAATCCGACACTTATCAAATTTTGTATTAGAGAGGACAACGGTATTGTTTGTGTCTCCCTTGAACAATTGTCTGCAAAGTTCTCTGCAGAAAGCAAAGTCGGTGCACGAACCGACACGAACAAaagattttgtggttgttttgaatAGACTTTGTCAACACCTGCAAGGAGAAAAATTCAGAACTGCTGCgtaatttctgttttgtcatGGTAAAAGTTAAATGATTTTCAGCCATATAGTACAAAATTATATATCACttacagtatatatactgtatatatatatatatatatatatatatatatatatatatatatatatatatatatatatatatatatatctacatTTAGATCACCTTTTGGCTGTGTCCGCTCTCTCCTCTGCGTTGGAATAAATCCAAGCATTTGTTAAGGTCCATTTAATGTTAAAGCAATAAAAGGATTGCGTAACAGGACTACCTCATTTGTAATAATTATAATTGTATGTAATTTCTTGGATCCCCTCAGGTTTCATAGTCAGACACAACAAAACGCTTTGTTTTTCTGGTCGTATAAAGagcttgtttttgttggagGATGCTGGTTACTGAGGTCactgttttttcccccatttttaTGCAGCAGGTAGACCCTTAAGGGGATGTCTACAGACCACTGATGTATGGTGACAGTCACCCTTTAGATGATCTTCACTGTTTTTTATGTTCAACCAGGGGAGTGAGATCAtagcgagagagggagggagcggaGAGGGAAGCGAGATAGGCTCCCTGAaatcctcctccacatcctcctccaaATCTACTTCAGTGTTTCGTCTCACTGCAGCCACCAAAGGATGTTCTTGCTGAGCCTCCAGACACCTCACTTTCAAGGGTGAAGACAGATATGTACGCATACACTGACGTTAATGTTGGCATCCATTGAGCAGCTTTAGCCGGACTGCAAATCCCACCCTGACAGGCTTCCAGCAGATGCTATTTACTTTGCAaatagattttgtttttaatcctaAATTAGTGAAGTGCATCTGGTGAGCAGAGCTACAGTCTGTTCGGCAGCTCTATTCTATTTCATAGATTTATTTCACAATGACCCCTGACTGGccatgtgtgtgcatctttttGTGTCACCCCTGGCTGGTAAATATCCTCTGGCTGCACGACTGGCTGCGTAACTCCGCTTCATACATGTTATATAACAAGAACTCCAGAGCAAAGAGATGCAACCCATCAGCAACAGGTATAGTGTTGCTGATGTGCCTGCACAGATCAATTCCAGATTACACTGTAGGAATAATGGAAAACAGCGAGGGTGCATAAAAACAAGTCAGGGCCTCCATCAGAGGGGTGTACCATAAAAAATGTATACCACTAAATTTCACAAATTTCATCAGTCAATCACTGTTTCATGAAAGCTGTCTTGCTTTGAACAGGGTGACAGACCTAATTGGCAGCCCTGTGGGGATGATAAAGTTCAGAGGAACCTCCTGCTGTGCTTTTTCCTCCACAGCCATCAATGGCTCTTGATGGCCATGACACCCTAAACATCCCTGTAGTGGTAATGTCAGTGTCATTTAAATAGATTACAATGGAAATATCCTAAAAGTCTAAGTGTAAGGAAAGCTGCAGTGGTACATTTTGTTCAGCAACACAACACTGCTGGTATTTTTCCACTCTTTGCATGCTAAGACATGTAATGCTGAGAAAAGTTGaatattaaaagaaagaaaacaacaaagtgaGGGTGTAtgaaatcaaacacaacaaGCCCAAGTGCTCGCCTGAAAACAAATACTCAATTTTCAGAGAAATCTGATGTCCAACTATCCaaataatgttttctctctctctttctttctctctctctctccccccccgtCCCCCCGCCCCCCTTTAAGTTTAGAGATGGGTTGGTCCTCGAAGTGATGTCATCTCCCTCCTGCATGGGCATTCAGTCCACCAGCAGTGTGCATCTCCCGTGCGTCTCCGAGACGATGCTGGTCTCCAAAACGCAGAAGCAGCATTACGCACGGCgatgtgacagcagagggacGACTCTGTTTGTGGAGCGCTGGATTGTGAAATCTCATTTTCAGAACTCGTGCCCGTCTGGACTATAGGGATGACCTGTGATGAGGGTTTGCTGTCTGAGGAGATACATTTCTGCAGGCACTGTGTCTTATGTGGGCTACGCTCTGCTTGTGCTGACCAGCAGCGTTACGCGCAACGTGTCTCCATGAGTTAGAGGGAGGCAGCTCAGCGCACCCAGTCCTCGCTCTTTTGGAAAGGAAACGGGTGCGAAACAACAAACATGATACGAGAGGACCAACTGGTGGCAGAATGGATTTAACCCAGTTAAATCTGTTGGTGGAAAACGTTTCGAGCGATGAGAACACCACGGACGCACCGCTTGCCTTGCCACACACGGAGGCAGCCACTGCGCTCATCATCCTCGTGGTTACTGTCATCATTTCTGTTACCATTGTCGGAAACGTGTTAGTGATTGTAGCGGTGCTGACCAGCCGGGCTCTCCGTGCGCCCCAGAACCTATTCCTGGTCTCTCTGGCCTCAGCGGACATCCTGGTGGCCACGCTGGTCATCCCCTTCTCCCTCGCCAATGAAGTCATGGGCTACTGGTACTTTGGGAGTACTTGGTGCGCCTTCTATCTGGCTCTGGACGTGTTGTTCTGCACCTCATCCATCGTGCACCTGTGCGCCATCAGCCTGGACCGCTACTGGTCGGTGACAAAGGCGGTCAGCTACAACCTTAAGCGGACACCTAAACGCATCAAGTCCATGATCGCTGTGGTGTGGGTAATATCTGCTGTcatctccttccctcctcttctcatgACCAAACATGATGAACGGGAGTGCCTGCTGAACGATGAGACCTGGTACATCCTCTCATCCTGCCTGGTGTCCTTCTTCGCTCCGGGGCTCATCATGATTCTGGTTTACTGTAAGATTTATAAGGTAGCCAAGCAGCGCTCCTCCACCGTGTTCGTGGCCAAGAACGGCCTGGAGAGGCAGCCATCTCAGTCCGAGACCTGTTTCGTCAGGAAGGACCGGTTCGAGATGGAGAGCCCCAGCAGCCAGAGCTCCGGCAGCCACCAGCAGAGGCAAGGGGAGCTGGATGACATTGACctggaggagagctgctgtCCGTCGGATACTAAACCCCGCAATCATCGCTTCACCAAGCGGAGAAAGGTGGAGGGGTCAGACTGCTGCCCTCCTCAGAATTGCCGTCTCTCCTGGGCTTCGGCCCGGGCGTTACAGCTCTATCCGGAGCAGAAGAACCCAGCTGGGCGACAACAGCTGGCCGCGGCCAATAAAACCAAAGTGGCCCAGATGCGGGAGAAACGTTTCACCTTCGTGCTTGCGGTAGTGATG contains:
- the adra2db gene encoding alpha-2Db adrenergic receptor, which translates into the protein MDLTQLNLLVENVSSDENTTDAPLALPHTEAATALIILVVTVIISVTIVGNVLVIVAVLTSRALRAPQNLFLVSLASADILVATLVIPFSLANEVMGYWYFGSTWCAFYLALDVLFCTSSIVHLCAISLDRYWSVTKAVSYNLKRTPKRIKSMIAVVWVISAVISFPPLLMTKHDERECLLNDETWYILSSCLVSFFAPGLIMILVYCKIYKVAKQRSSTVFVAKNGLERQPSQSETCFVRKDRFEMESPSSQSSGSHQQRQGELDDIDLEESCCPSDTKPRNHRFTKRRKVEGSDCCPPQNCRLSWASARALQLYPEQKNPAGRQQLAAANKTKVAQMREKRFTFVLAVVMGVFVLCWFPFFFTYTLHAICRDSCYIPGALFNLFFWIGYCNSSVNPIIYTIFNRDFRKSFKKIICRTSKRT